From the Micromonospora sediminicola genome, one window contains:
- a CDS encoding transglycosylase domain-containing protein, with amino-acid sequence MNRAHLDKLFTVLLAGVLAGLALAAAALPAALVLGLGVKNLMPYTTLPEALRAPQPAQRSNLYANDGQTLITSFYVEDRVDVPVAEVAPVMRDAIVAAEDVRFYEHHGVDVRGVVRAFTANRREGTRQGASTLTMQYVRNALAGDPRLTEEQRAAATEITVGRKIREMRYALTLERQVGKDEILGRYLNIAYFGAGAYGIAAASKRYFSTTPDRLTLAQAALLAGLVRSPASDDPINGDADAAVARRAYVLDRMVETGRVSAADAAAAKATELALDPKSTPNDCAAVPAAHNDWGFFCDWFTQWWNAQPAFGKTVDERQRTLRRGGWSIVSSLDPDVQGKTSEQVRAIYPETIQRAAPTAVVQPGTGRVLAMAVNRSYGVAENPAGQQNYPNTVNQLVAGGGGITGYQAGSTFKLFALLAALESGLPLDTEFDAPRVYVTKYPIDGGPASCGGRWCPENANTYWMDGDRDMWDAFGRSVNTYFAWLTERVGADRVVEMAERLGIVFRAPEDARMARDGAKNWGPFTLGVSATTPLDLANAYATVAAEGTWCRPTPVTSITDPSGRKVAAGDTDCRQVLDTEVARAAADASRCPVGDQSMYRKCDGGTAEELAPGLRRPLAGKTGSSERNATETVVAFTPQLSVATIAANPDDPRDAVGGGVQKRQIAAVGRILAWALRDQPVEDFVPPGQPVAFEHTSPRTGN; translated from the coding sequence ATGAACCGGGCCCATCTCGACAAGCTGTTCACCGTTCTGCTCGCCGGCGTGCTCGCCGGACTGGCCCTGGCCGCCGCGGCGCTGCCGGCCGCGCTGGTCCTCGGGTTGGGCGTGAAGAACCTGATGCCGTACACCACGCTGCCGGAGGCGCTCAGGGCGCCGCAGCCGGCGCAGCGATCCAACCTCTACGCCAACGACGGCCAGACGCTGATCACCTCGTTCTACGTCGAGGACCGGGTGGACGTGCCGGTCGCCGAGGTGGCGCCGGTGATGCGGGACGCCATCGTGGCCGCCGAGGACGTGCGCTTCTACGAGCACCACGGCGTCGACGTGCGCGGCGTGGTGCGGGCGTTCACGGCCAACCGCCGGGAGGGCACCCGGCAGGGCGCCTCCACGCTGACCATGCAGTACGTGCGCAACGCGCTGGCCGGTGACCCCCGGCTGACCGAGGAGCAGCGGGCCGCGGCCACCGAGATCACCGTCGGCCGCAAGATCCGCGAGATGCGGTACGCGCTGACGCTGGAACGGCAGGTCGGCAAGGACGAGATCCTCGGGCGGTACCTGAACATCGCGTACTTCGGCGCGGGCGCGTACGGCATCGCCGCCGCCAGCAAGCGCTACTTCTCCACCACCCCGGACCGGCTCACGCTGGCGCAGGCCGCGCTGCTCGCCGGGCTGGTCCGCTCGCCGGCGAGCGACGACCCGATCAACGGCGACGCCGACGCGGCGGTGGCCCGCCGGGCGTACGTGCTGGACCGGATGGTGGAGACCGGCCGGGTGAGCGCGGCGGACGCCGCCGCGGCGAAGGCCACGGAACTGGCCCTCGACCCCAAGAGCACCCCGAACGACTGCGCCGCCGTGCCGGCCGCCCACAACGACTGGGGCTTCTTCTGCGACTGGTTCACCCAGTGGTGGAACGCCCAGCCGGCATTCGGCAAGACCGTGGACGAGCGCCAGCGCACGCTGCGCCGGGGCGGGTGGTCCATCGTGTCCTCGCTCGACCCGGACGTGCAGGGCAAGACCAGCGAGCAGGTGCGCGCGATCTACCCGGAGACGATCCAGCGCGCCGCGCCCACCGCGGTGGTGCAGCCGGGCACCGGGCGGGTCCTGGCCATGGCGGTCAACCGCTCCTACGGCGTGGCCGAGAACCCGGCCGGGCAGCAGAACTACCCGAACACGGTCAACCAGCTGGTGGCCGGCGGCGGTGGCATCACCGGCTACCAGGCCGGCTCGACGTTCAAGCTGTTCGCGCTGCTGGCCGCGCTGGAGTCCGGGCTGCCGCTGGACACCGAGTTCGACGCCCCCCGGGTCTACGTCACGAAGTACCCGATCGACGGCGGCCCGGCCAGCTGTGGCGGCCGGTGGTGCCCGGAGAACGCCAACACCTACTGGATGGACGGCGACCGGGACATGTGGGACGCCTTCGGTCGCTCGGTGAACACCTACTTCGCCTGGCTGACCGAGCGGGTCGGCGCGGACCGGGTGGTCGAGATGGCCGAGCGGCTGGGCATCGTGTTCCGCGCCCCCGAGGACGCGCGGATGGCCCGCGACGGGGCGAAGAACTGGGGGCCGTTCACGCTCGGCGTCTCCGCCACCACGCCGCTGGACCTGGCCAACGCGTACGCCACCGTGGCCGCCGAGGGCACCTGGTGCCGGCCCACCCCGGTCACCTCCATCACCGACCCGTCCGGCCGTAAGGTGGCCGCCGGGGACACCGACTGCCGGCAGGTGCTGGACACCGAGGTGGCCCGCGCGGCCGCCGACGCCAGCCGCTGCCCGGTCGGCGACCAGTCGATGTATCGCAAGTGCGACGGCGGCACGGCCGAGGAACTGGCCCCCGGCCTGCGCCGCCCGCTCGCCGGCAAGACCGGCAGTTCGGAGCGGAACGCCACCGAGACGGTCGTCGCGTTCACCCCGCAGCTCTCCGTGGCGACCATCGCCGCCAACCCGGACGACCCCCGGGACGCGGTCGGCGGCGGCGTGCAGAAGCGGCAGATCGCCGCCGTCGGCCGCATCCTCGCCTGGGCCCTGCGCGACCAGCCGGTCGAGGACTTCGTCCCTCCGGGCCAGCCCGTCGCGTTCGAACACACCAGCCCCCGCACCGGCAACTGA
- a CDS encoding L-threonylcarbamoyladenylate synthase, giving the protein MLYDCRSPADRDRGIAAAIEAVKNGELVVLPTDTVYGIGADAFTPYAVKALADTKGGARQAPPVLIGSRHTLDGLVFSLPQAARDLVEAFWPGALTIVVEHSPSLAWDLGDTSGTVAVRMPLHPVALEVLRETGPMAVASANKIGQPAALTAEEARDQLGYGVRAYLEAGPAVDPVPSTIVDLTGEVPRVLRQGAVTLPKLRDVVPDILDERGV; this is encoded by the coding sequence ATGCTCTACGACTGTCGGTCGCCCGCCGACCGGGACCGCGGCATCGCCGCTGCCATCGAGGCGGTCAAGAACGGGGAACTGGTCGTCCTGCCGACCGACACGGTCTACGGGATCGGGGCGGACGCCTTCACCCCGTACGCGGTGAAGGCCCTGGCGGACACCAAGGGCGGCGCCCGGCAGGCGCCGCCGGTGCTGATCGGCTCCCGGCACACGCTCGACGGCCTGGTGTTCTCGCTGCCGCAGGCGGCCCGCGACCTGGTCGAGGCGTTCTGGCCGGGCGCGCTGACGATCGTGGTGGAGCACTCGCCGAGCCTGGCCTGGGACCTGGGCGACACCAGCGGCACGGTGGCGGTGCGGATGCCGCTGCACCCGGTCGCGCTGGAGGTGCTGCGGGAGACCGGGCCGATGGCGGTGGCCTCGGCCAACAAGATCGGCCAGCCCGCCGCGCTCACCGCGGAGGAGGCCCGCGACCAGCTCGGCTACGGCGTGCGGGCCTATCTGGAGGCCGGGCCGGCGGTGGACCCGGTGCCGAGCACCATCGTCGACCTCACCGGCGAGGTGCCGCGGGTGCTGCGGCAGGGCGCGGTGACGCTGCCCAAGCTGCGCGACGTGGTGCCGGACATCCTCGACGAGCGGGGGGTCTGA
- a CDS encoding SDR family oxidoreductase, with amino-acid sequence MRCLVTGATGYIGGRLAPRLLAEGHTVRCLARKAGRLRDVPWAAEAEIAEGDLSRPETLPAAFEGVDVAYYLVHSLGQRGFEAADREAATNFAEAARAAGVRRIVYLGGPEPAEREGLPSAHLRSRAEVGRILLDSGVPTVVLRAAVIIGSGSASFEMLRHLTERLPAMVTPRWVRNRIQPIAVRDVLRYLVGCASLPPDVNRGFDIGGPDVLTFAQMMQRYARVAGLRRRLILPVRPLTPSLSSHWVGLITPVPNAIARPLVESLVHEAVAHEHDIARYVPDPPEGLTGFDQAVALALAKVRDAQVETRWSNASGPDAPAEPLPSDPHWSGGTTYTDLRERAVDAPPAALWRVIEGVGGEHGWYSFPLAWSVRGWLDRLVGGVGLRRGRRDPHRLQVGEALDFWRVEEIVPGELLRLRAEMRLPGRAWLEMRAESTGEGRSRYVQRAVFLPHGLPGHLYWASVAPFHAVVFGGMARNIARGAEQTPP; translated from the coding sequence GTGAGATGCCTCGTCACCGGTGCGACCGGCTACATCGGCGGGCGCCTGGCGCCCCGGCTGCTGGCCGAGGGGCACACCGTGCGCTGCCTGGCCCGCAAGGCGGGGCGGCTGCGCGACGTGCCCTGGGCGGCCGAGGCGGAGATCGCCGAGGGCGACCTGAGCCGGCCGGAGACGCTGCCGGCCGCGTTCGAGGGCGTGGACGTCGCGTACTACCTGGTCCACTCGCTGGGCCAGCGCGGCTTCGAGGCGGCCGACCGGGAGGCGGCGACGAACTTCGCCGAGGCGGCGCGCGCCGCCGGCGTACGGCGGATCGTCTACCTCGGCGGGCCGGAGCCGGCGGAACGGGAGGGGCTGCCCTCGGCGCACCTGCGGTCCCGGGCGGAGGTCGGCCGGATCCTGCTGGACAGCGGCGTGCCCACCGTGGTGCTGCGCGCGGCGGTGATCATCGGGTCCGGCTCGGCCTCGTTCGAGATGCTGCGCCACCTGACCGAGCGGCTGCCGGCGATGGTCACCCCGCGCTGGGTGCGCAACCGGATCCAGCCGATCGCGGTCCGGGACGTGCTGCGCTACCTGGTCGGCTGCGCCTCCCTGCCGCCGGACGTGAACCGGGGCTTCGACATCGGCGGCCCGGACGTGCTGACGTTCGCGCAGATGATGCAGCGCTACGCCCGGGTGGCCGGGCTGCGACGCCGGCTCATCCTGCCGGTGCGGCCGCTCACCCCGTCGCTCTCCTCGCACTGGGTCGGCCTGATCACGCCGGTGCCGAACGCGATCGCCCGGCCGCTGGTGGAGAGCCTGGTCCACGAGGCGGTGGCGCACGAGCACGACATCGCCCGCTACGTGCCGGACCCGCCGGAGGGGTTGACCGGCTTCGACCAGGCGGTCGCGCTGGCGCTGGCGAAGGTGCGCGACGCGCAGGTGGAGACGCGCTGGTCGAACGCGAGTGGGCCGGACGCGCCGGCCGAGCCGCTGCCCTCGGACCCGCACTGGTCCGGCGGCACGACCTACACCGACCTGCGGGAGAGGGCCGTGGACGCGCCGCCGGCGGCGCTGTGGCGGGTCATCGAGGGCGTCGGCGGCGAGCACGGCTGGTACTCGTTCCCGCTGGCCTGGTCGGTGCGGGGCTGGCTGGACCGGCTGGTCGGCGGCGTCGGGCTGCGCCGGGGACGGCGCGACCCGCACCGGCTCCAGGTCGGCGAGGCGCTCGACTTCTGGCGGGTCGAGGAGATCGTCCCGGGTGAGCTGCTGCGGCTGCGGGCCGAGATGCGACTGCCCGGCCGGGCGTGGCTGGAGATGCGCGCCGAGTCGACCGGCGAAGGCCGCAGCCGCTACGTCCAGCGTGCGGTCTTCCTCCCGCACGGCCTCCCCGGCCACCTCTACTGGGCCTCGGTCGCCCCGTTCCACGCCGTCGTCTTCGGCGGCATGGCCCGCAACATAGCCCGAGGCGCCGAACAGACCCCCCCGTAA
- a CDS encoding GGDEF domain-containing protein, with product MGWLDQVEDQVDALRRARALQEVSRSAEACVLLDRVIRTTDDPYARADALVQRLSALINLGRTAEFTRAIEDASAAVRDLAEPYLHGHLNALAALAAHHQGALDRCVMHLVRAARALGADDTPDRDTAWGWHDLAMAYSYLSFHGHALGAIERAREVGLSAGIPEETFAAPGIRLRNAVALDHNGDSDGCLRVLRDVAGDLARFLRGGRAGNLRPSSLAAYGYAAARRAALGDRVESAGDADPNRLLGHGGDSARARDLRQLGQVCLAVAAGRPIEAVTRLDALRVSDETLGAAEAPRLRSVALARAGDHAGAHRADRHAFRLAARRSDRLRDVYIDGIAARIDHEEMRREAARYEGEALTDPLTGLPNRRRLERYLGAVVSRGERVVIGVCDLDGFKAVNTRHGHHSGDLVLQRIAGVINRVMRRGDFVARYGGDEFVVVLPDTGMAEAVEVARRIEAAVRTEDWESLVPGTPVGVTIGFAEVDGSTTVSVREALGTAFELADRAMLRAKDRLRAS from the coding sequence GTGGGCTGGCTCGACCAGGTCGAGGACCAGGTTGACGCCCTCCGACGTGCCCGGGCGTTGCAGGAGGTCAGCCGCTCGGCGGAGGCCTGCGTGCTGCTCGACCGGGTGATCCGCACCACCGACGACCCGTACGCGCGCGCCGACGCGTTGGTGCAACGCCTCTCCGCGCTGATCAATCTCGGTCGGACGGCCGAGTTCACCAGGGCCATCGAGGACGCCTCCGCCGCCGTGCGGGACCTCGCCGAGCCCTACCTGCACGGGCACCTCAACGCCCTCGCCGCGCTCGCCGCCCACCACCAGGGCGCGCTCGACCGGTGCGTCATGCACCTGGTCCGGGCCGCCCGGGCGCTGGGCGCCGACGACACCCCGGACCGGGACACCGCCTGGGGCTGGCACGACCTGGCGATGGCGTACTCGTACCTCAGCTTCCACGGCCACGCCCTCGGCGCGATCGAGCGGGCCCGCGAGGTCGGGCTGAGCGCGGGCATCCCGGAGGAGACGTTCGCCGCGCCGGGGATCCGGCTGCGCAACGCGGTGGCCCTGGACCACAACGGCGACAGCGACGGATGCCTGCGGGTGCTCCGCGACGTGGCCGGCGACCTGGCCCGGTTCCTGCGCGGCGGGCGGGCCGGCAACCTGCGCCCCAGCAGCCTCGCCGCCTACGGCTACGCCGCCGCCCGGCGGGCCGCGCTCGGCGACCGGGTGGAGTCGGCCGGGGACGCCGACCCGAACCGCCTGCTCGGCCACGGCGGCGACAGCGCCCGCGCGCGCGACCTGCGCCAGCTCGGACAGGTCTGCCTGGCGGTCGCCGCCGGCCGGCCGATCGAGGCGGTCACCCGGCTGGACGCGCTGCGGGTCTCCGACGAGACGCTGGGCGCGGCCGAGGCGCCCCGGCTGCGCAGCGTCGCGCTGGCCCGGGCCGGCGACCACGCCGGCGCACACCGGGCCGACCGGCACGCGTTCCGGCTGGCCGCGCGGCGCAGCGACCGCCTGCGGGACGTCTACATCGACGGCATCGCCGCCCGGATCGACCACGAGGAGATGCGCCGCGAGGCGGCCCGGTACGAGGGCGAGGCGCTCACCGACCCGCTCACCGGCCTGCCCAACCGGCGGCGGTTGGAGCGCTACCTCGGCGCGGTGGTGTCCCGGGGCGAGCGGGTGGTGATCGGCGTGTGCGACCTCGACGGGTTCAAGGCGGTCAACACCCGGCACGGCCACCACTCCGGCGACCTGGTGCTGCAACGGATCGCCGGCGTGATCAACCGGGTGATGCGGCGGGGCGACTTCGTCGCCCGCTACGGCGGGGACGAGTTCGTCGTGGTGCTCCCGGACACCGGCATGGCGGAGGCGGTCGAGGTGGCGCGGCGGATCGAGGCGGCCGTCCGCACCGAGGACTGGGAGTCGCTGGTCCCGGGCACCCCGGTCGGCGTGACGATCGGCTTCGCCGAGGTCGACGGCAGCACCACGGTCAGCGTCCGCGAGGCGCTCGGCACCGCGTTCGAGCTGGCCGACCGGGCGATGCTGCGCGCCAAGGACCGGCTCCGCGCCAGCTGA
- a CDS encoding arsenate reductase/protein-tyrosine-phosphatase family protein, protein MPPFTVLHVCMGNICRSPMAERLLLLAVRERLGRLDVDPAGSDALVHSHSAGTGGWHAGEEMNPPAARQVTARGGDVAGFAARRLRSDLIDAADLVLTATADQQEYVVALRPDAAGRTFVLGEFGRLLGGLDRSALPPAEPTPDAVHARGVALVAAVDVLRRGAAALPTDDLDDPWGRGDQCFSRVADEIEETVQPLAAALLP, encoded by the coding sequence GTGCCGCCCTTCACCGTCCTGCACGTCTGCATGGGCAACATCTGCCGTTCCCCGATGGCCGAGCGGCTGCTGCTGCTCGCGGTCCGGGAGCGGCTGGGCCGCCTCGATGTCGACCCGGCCGGTTCGGACGCGCTGGTGCACAGCCACAGCGCCGGCACCGGTGGCTGGCACGCGGGCGAGGAGATGAACCCGCCCGCCGCCCGGCAGGTGACCGCGCGCGGCGGTGACGTGGCCGGGTTCGCCGCGCGCCGGCTCCGCTCGGACCTCATCGACGCCGCCGACCTGGTGCTCACCGCCACCGCCGACCAGCAGGAGTACGTGGTGGCGCTGCGCCCGGACGCCGCCGGGCGCACGTTCGTGCTGGGCGAATTCGGCCGGCTGCTCGGCGGCCTCGACCGGTCCGCCCTGCCGCCGGCCGAGCCGACCCCGGACGCCGTGCACGCCCGTGGGGTGGCGCTGGTGGCGGCGGTCGACGTGCTCCGCCGGGGCGCCGCCGCGCTGCCCACCGACGATCTGGACGACCCGTGGGGTCGGGGCGACCAGTGCTTCAGCCGGGTCGCCGACGAGATCGAGGAGACGGTCCAACCGCTGGCCGCCGCGCTGCTGCCCTGA
- a CDS encoding AtpZ/AtpI family protein, with the protein MAGDQKPPNTGGPGDVPSGAGQGWTALSYLIGGMLVWGFIGWLVDRWLDTGGIATGIGVVLGMAGGIILVVRRLGTPT; encoded by the coding sequence ATGGCCGGTGACCAGAAACCCCCCAACACTGGCGGCCCGGGCGACGTTCCGTCCGGTGCCGGTCAGGGTTGGACCGCGCTCTCATACCTCATCGGAGGCATGCTCGTCTGGGGTTTCATCGGCTGGTTGGTCGACCGTTGGCTCGATACCGGCGGCATCGCCACCGGCATCGGGGTCGTGCTCGGCATGGCCGGGGGCATCATCCTGGTCGTCCGCCGGCTGGGCACGCCTACATAG
- the prmC gene encoding peptide chain release factor N(5)-glutamine methyltransferase — protein MSTLPQHPSEGTERERASLVVARVARALAAAGVEAPRAEAEQLAAYVLAVPRGRLALADGFGPAQRDRLDALVARRVAREPLQHLVGAAGFRHLELAVGPGVFVPRPETELLAGWGIDRARRLAAPLVVDLCSGSGAIALAVAQEVPAARVVAVERSPAALAWLRRNAAARAGAGDRPVEVVVADVTDPELLADLEGRVDVLLCNPPYVPRSVVVPPEVAGHDPDEAVFGGADGLDVIRPVVARAAALLSPGGGIGVEHDDTHAAAVPALLAGDGRYERVAEHRDLAGRPRWATASRRADGRHADPGAAWQTDSS, from the coding sequence GTGAGCACACTCCCGCAACACCCGTCCGAAGGGACAGAACGCGAACGGGCCTCGCTGGTGGTGGCCCGGGTCGCCCGGGCGCTGGCCGCGGCCGGGGTCGAGGCGCCCCGCGCGGAGGCCGAGCAGTTGGCCGCGTACGTGCTGGCGGTGCCGCGCGGCCGGCTGGCGCTGGCCGACGGGTTCGGTCCGGCCCAGCGCGACCGCCTGGACGCGCTGGTCGCCCGGCGGGTGGCCCGGGAACCGTTGCAGCACCTGGTCGGCGCGGCCGGGTTCCGGCACCTGGAGCTGGCGGTCGGGCCGGGGGTGTTCGTGCCCCGGCCGGAGACCGAGCTGCTCGCCGGTTGGGGGATCGACCGCGCCCGCCGGCTCGCCGCGCCGCTCGTGGTCGACCTGTGCAGCGGCTCGGGCGCGATCGCCCTCGCGGTGGCGCAGGAGGTGCCGGCGGCCCGGGTGGTGGCGGTGGAACGGTCCCCGGCCGCGCTGGCCTGGCTGCGTCGTAACGCCGCCGCCCGCGCCGGGGCGGGGGACCGGCCGGTCGAGGTGGTGGTCGCCGACGTCACCGACCCGGAGTTGCTGGCCGACCTGGAGGGCCGGGTCGACGTGCTGCTCTGCAACCCGCCGTACGTGCCCCGGTCGGTGGTGGTGCCGCCGGAGGTGGCCGGTCACGACCCGGACGAGGCGGTGTTCGGCGGCGCGGACGGGCTGGACGTGATCCGCCCGGTGGTGGCCCGGGCCGCCGCGCTGCTGAGCCCGGGCGGCGGGATCGGCGTCGAGCACGACGACACGCACGCCGCGGCGGTGCCGGCGCTGCTCGCCGGCGACGGCCGCTACGAGCGCGTGGCGGAGCACCGGGACCTGGCCGGGCGGCCCCGCTGGGCGACGGCGTCCCGCCGGGCGGACGGCCGACACGCCGACCCCGGCGCGGCGTGGCAGACTGACTCCTCGTGA
- the glyA gene encoding serine hydroxymethyltransferase, with product MENARDTFWGPDFQQLSAVDPEIAEVVLGELDRLRGGLQLIASENLTSPAVLAALGSTLTNKYAEGYPGRRYYGGCAEVDRAEELAVSRAKELFGAEHANVQPHSGASANLAAYAALVQPGDTVLAMDLPHGGHLTHGSRVNFSGKWFHPVGYPVRPDTETIDYDEVRDLARAHRPKLIICGATAYPRLIDFARFREIADEVDAYLMVDAAHFIGLVAGGAIPSPVPHADVVTATTHKVLRGPRGGMILCRESLAARIDKGVFPFTQGGPLMHAVAAKAVALREAAQPEFRTYAAQVVGNARALADGLAAEGLRPVSGGTDTHLALLDLREAGVTGAQAEARCDAAGVTLNKNAIPYDPQPPMVASGIRVGTPSVTTQGMREGEMRRIAALVGRAVRTDPEAPGGADELARIAADVTELVTAFPAYPRG from the coding sequence GTGGAGAACGCGAGGGACACCTTCTGGGGACCGGACTTCCAGCAGCTCAGCGCCGTCGACCCGGAGATCGCCGAGGTGGTGTTGGGTGAGCTGGACCGGCTGCGTGGCGGCCTGCAACTGATCGCCAGCGAGAACCTCACCTCGCCGGCGGTGCTGGCCGCGCTCGGCTCCACGCTCACCAACAAGTACGCCGAGGGCTACCCCGGCCGGCGCTACTACGGCGGCTGCGCCGAGGTGGACCGCGCCGAGGAGCTCGCCGTCTCCCGGGCGAAGGAGCTGTTCGGCGCCGAGCACGCCAACGTCCAGCCGCACTCCGGGGCGAGCGCCAACCTGGCCGCGTACGCCGCCCTGGTGCAGCCGGGCGACACGGTGCTCGCCATGGACCTGCCGCACGGCGGTCACCTGACCCACGGCAGCCGGGTGAACTTCTCCGGCAAGTGGTTCCACCCGGTCGGCTACCCGGTGCGGCCGGACACCGAGACCATCGACTACGACGAGGTGCGCGACCTGGCCCGGGCGCACCGGCCGAAGCTGATCATCTGCGGCGCGACCGCGTACCCCCGCCTGATCGACTTCGCCCGCTTCCGCGAGATCGCCGACGAGGTCGACGCGTACCTGATGGTGGACGCCGCCCACTTCATCGGCCTGGTGGCCGGCGGCGCGATCCCGTCGCCGGTGCCGCACGCCGACGTGGTCACCGCGACCACCCACAAGGTGCTGCGCGGCCCGCGCGGCGGCATGATCCTGTGCCGGGAGTCGCTGGCCGCCCGGATCGACAAGGGGGTCTTCCCGTTCACCCAGGGCGGCCCGCTGATGCACGCGGTCGCCGCCAAGGCGGTCGCGCTGCGCGAGGCCGCGCAGCCGGAGTTCCGCACGTACGCCGCCCAGGTGGTCGGCAACGCCCGCGCGCTGGCCGACGGGCTGGCCGCCGAGGGCCTGCGCCCGGTCTCCGGCGGCACCGACACCCACCTGGCCCTGCTCGACCTGCGCGAGGCCGGCGTGACCGGCGCCCAGGCCGAGGCGCGCTGCGACGCCGCCGGCGTCACGCTCAACAAGAATGCGATCCCGTACGACCCGCAGCCGCCGATGGTCGCCTCCGGCATCCGGGTGGGCACCCCGAGCGTCACCACGCAGGGCATGCGCGAGGGGGAGATGCGGCGGATAGCGGCGTTGGTCGGCCGGGCGGTGCGGACCGATCCGGAGGCGCCCGGTGGCGCCGACGAGCTGGCCCGGATCGCCGCCGACGTGACCGAGCTGGTCACCGCGTTCCCGGCGTACCCCCGTGGCTGA